In a genomic window of Brettanomyces nanus chromosome 1, complete sequence:
- a CDS encoding uncharacterized protein (EggNog:ENOG41) has translation MASMKKEVGENIFSDTRPVKTRLWEIRNSYKYLMIVYISAIGIGIDSLLFSLLLGMESFRKAYGYYDEATSGWVIRAKYQSGWNGGSFGCQVLGAFFAGWYNDKFGRKSSLAISCIITIIGNTVAITAPVGHPINLVMAKCVIGIGIGILVSTCPVYLSELMSPTLRGIGSMGINFSICFGQWIGSLIYFGCSKNYTGIDDSTGYKIAFGIQYLLVGGYLLLFWFMPESPSYLIHRGKLEEAKAAIKKLYHNKNNTEYDIDSHYEILIKEVEEEKMNAESEKEVSYAELFKATNLKRVVLSIFALTGQLWVGVSFVLTYISYFFELAGVSSSIEKTVGMFTLCVGGNLVSYFVIERVDRRVLYIGGVALCTIMNLLIACVSYGSSQAAAYTTVVFVFLWAFIYEATVGPLTYALITELPQGRMRAKSVAITSNVNSLCSFGLGYLIPYLFNPDEVNMGARIMFVWTGTGVVLFVVMLFFLPETRGRTANEIEQLFVNKVGALKFKRAKFDEDDKLIMSSVGKEVSQA, from the exons ATGGCTTCT atgaaaaaagaggttggCGAGAATATCTTTAGCGACACCAGACCGGTGAAAACTAGACTTTGGGAGATACGTAATTCTTACAAGTATCTAATGATTGTCTATATATCCGCtattggtattggtatagattcccttcttttcagtttATTATTGGGTATGGaatctttcagaaaagCCTATGGTTACTACGATGAAGCCACAAGCGGATGGGTCATCAGAGCAAAATACCAGTCTGGTTGGAATGGTGGTTCTTTTGGCTGTCAGGTTTTGGGTGCCTTCTTTGCAGGTTGGTACAATGataagtttggaagaaaaagttctttggcTATTTCTTGCATTATAACTATTATTGGTAACACTGTTGCTATAACCGCTCCGGTCGGTCACCCTATCAATTTGGTCATGGCAAAATGTGTTATCGGAATTGGTATCGGTATTCTtgtttcaacttgtccaGTTTACTTGTCCGAATTGATGTCGCCAACCTTGAGAGGTATTGGTTCCATGggaatcaacttctccatttgcttTGGTCAGTGGATTGGATCGCTAATTTATTTCGGCTGTTCGAAGAATTATACGGGCATTGACGATTCAACAGGCTACAAAATTGCCTTTGGAATTCAATATTTGTTAGTTGGAGGATATCTCCTTTTGTTCTGGTTTATGCCGGAATCCccatcatatttgattcACCGCGGtaagttggaagaggcaaAAGCCGCCATTAAGAAGCTCTATCACAACAAGAATAATACTGAATACGACATTGACTCACATTACGAGATTCTCAttaaggaagttgaagaagaaaaaatgaatgctgaaagtgagaaagaagtttcGTATGCCGAACTCTTCAAGGCTACAAACCTAAAGAGGGTTGTACTATCTATCTTTGCTCTTACGGGACAGCTTTGGGTTGGTGTCAGTTTCGTTTTAACCTACATTtcatatttctttgaacttgCTGGAGTTTCAAGCAGCATTGAGAAGACGGTTGGTATGTTCACTCTTTGCGTCGGTGGTAACCTTGTTTCTTACTTtgtcattgaaagagttgatagAAGAGTCCTCTACATTGGTGGTGTTGCCCTTTGTACGATCATGAATTTACTCATTGCATGCGTGTCATATGGAAGCTCGCAAGCTGCTGCCTATACCACCGTTGTGTTTGTCTTTCTATGGGCTTTTATCTACGAAGCCACTGTTGGTCCATTGACATATGCTTTGATCACGGAGCTTCCACAGGGAAGAATGCGTGCCAAATCGGTGGCAATTACTTCTAATGTCAACAGTCTCTGTAGTTTTGGTCTTGGTTATCTCATCCCATATTTGTTCAATCCCGATGAAGTTAACATGGGGGCTAGGATCATGTTTGTTTGGACAGGTACCGGTGTGGTTTTGTTCGTTGtgatgctcttcttcttaccagaAACTAGAGGAAGAACTGCTAACGAGATTGAGCAGTTGTTCGTGAACAAAGTGGGTGctttgaaattcaagagggctaagtttgatgaagatgataaattaATTATGTCATCAGTGGGGAAAGAGGTCAGTCAGGCATAG